A single region of the Candidatus Bathyarchaeota archaeon genome encodes:
- a CDS encoding ABC transporter permease subunit, translating to MFCGSSPFDILIRDLWVLLPYTLYSLLRMFIALAISYLYAIPYGVAAASSRRAEKILMPILDILQSVPILGFFPAAILFFIMIFRESWIGVELAAIFLIFTSQAWNLAFAVYESASTIPSDLDEASTTLHLKGLARFRNLILPACIPKLVYNGMMSWAGGWYFLVAAEMITLGSRAYALPGVGRYLAESTYSGDFPGTILGLALMILTVLAVDRLLWKPLRTYAEQFRYEYVSLGGAPRPSHLSFLPVMRLRGLFKTPVAIKDVVHPFPVRLEPVVDRLRYVAVKPGKLLGRHVKVMICAVALLGCGLAATRISEVMRYVYLLWSTLTEPFWNPELKSEVANIPAALATSVMRLFSAYLLSLAWTLPLAVKIGSERRMFEASASLIQVLASIPATALFPIIILATMGLPGGLQLTSIILTMTGMQWYLLFNLIGGVRSIPSDIIEASEAYRLDGFAKFRKVIIPAILPSLITGSITGLGGGWNALVVSEYVVFGGKSMYVLGIGAMIDKAAYELGSFSLLLTTIIVMSATIILMNRLLWRRLYHSVFNRYRIDY from the coding sequence ATGTTCTGCGGCAGCAGCCCATTCGACATACTCATCAGAGACTTATGGGTTCTGTTGCCATACACCCTCTACTCCCTACTCAGAATGTTTATTGCACTCGCAATCTCATATCTTTACGCTATTCCCTACGGCGTCGCCGCGGCGAGTAGCCGTCGAGCTGAAAAGATTCTTATGCCTATACTGGATATCCTCCAGTCAGTACCTATACTCGGATTCTTCCCCGCTGCAATTCTATTCTTCATAATGATCTTTCGGGAGAGTTGGATTGGTGTTGAGCTCGCAGCCATATTCCTAATATTCACAAGCCAAGCTTGGAATCTGGCCTTTGCAGTCTATGAATCTGCCTCAACGATACCTTCCGATCTAGATGAGGCTTCAACTACATTACACCTGAAGGGTCTGGCCAGATTTAGAAACCTCATTCTACCTGCATGCATCCCGAAACTTGTGTATAATGGGATGATGTCTTGGGCTGGAGGATGGTACTTTCTAGTTGCAGCTGAGATGATCACCTTAGGGTCAAGAGCCTATGCTCTTCCAGGTGTCGGGAGGTACCTTGCCGAATCAACCTATTCAGGTGACTTTCCAGGGACAATCCTTGGACTAGCCTTAATGATATTGACAGTCCTGGCTGTAGATAGGCTCCTCTGGAAACCCCTTCGAACATATGCTGAACAATTCAGGTATGAATATGTTTCTTTGGGTGGGGCGCCTCGCCCCTCTCATCTCTCATTCTTACCAGTAATGCGTCTCAGGGGGCTGTTCAAGACACCTGTAGCGATAAAGGATGTGGTGCATCCTTTCCCGGTCAGACTTGAACCTGTTGTGGACAGGCTGCGCTATGTCGCAGTGAAGCCTGGAAAGTTGCTTGGAAGGCATGTGAAGGTTATGATCTGTGCTGTGGCTCTGCTGGGTTGTGGGTTGGCTGCTACAAGAATTTCAGAGGTTATGAGATACGTATATTTATTGTGGTCTACTCTCACTGAGCCGTTCTGGAATCCTGAGTTGAAGTCTGAGGTGGCCAATATTCCAGCAGCCCTCGCCACATCTGTAATGCGTCTATTCTCAGCTTACCTTCTGAGTTTAGCCTGGACGCTTCCATTGGCGGTCAAGATAGGAAGCGAAAGGAGAATGTTCGAAGCCTCAGCCTCTTTGATACAGGTTTTAGCCTCAATCCCTGCAACGGCGCTCTTCCCAATAATAATATTGGCGACTATGGGTCTTCCAGGTGGATTGCAGCTTACATCTATCATCTTGACGATGACTGGTATGCAATGGTATCTGCTCTTCAACTTGATAGGGGGTGTCAGATCTATACCTTCAGACATAATCGAGGCCTCTGAAGCATATAGGTTGGATGGTTTCGCAAAATTTAGAAAAGTCATCATTCCAGCTATTCTACCCTCCCTCATAACAGGCAGCATAACAGGTTTGGGTGGAGGATGGAACGCGCTGGTCGTCTCTGAGTATGTAGTATTTGGCGGAAAGAGCATGTATGTTCTTGGAATAGGGGCTATGATAGATAAGGCTGCATATGAGCTTGGCAGTTTCAGTCTACTCTTAACAACTATAATAGTCATGTCTGCAACGATAATCTTGATGAATAGGCTTCTTTGGAGGAGACTATACCATTCCGTATTCAATAGATACCGAATCGACTATTGA
- the carB gene encoding carbamoyl-phosphate synthase large subunit produces MPKREDIKKILVIGSGPIIIGQAAEFDYSGSQACKALREEGYKIVLVNSNPATIMTDPEVADRTYIEPLSPEVIEKIIEIERPEALLPTLGGQTGLNLATILAENGTLDRYGVELIGAKLEAIKKAEDRELFRKSMLKIGLEVPRSQIADSVEDAKEIARRLGYPVVVRPSFTLGGTGGGIANNVEELERIVEHGLELSLINQVLIEEGLVGWKEYELEVMRDLADNVVIVCPIENMDPMGIHTGDSITVAPAQTLTDLEYQRLRDASIKIMREIGVETGGSNIQFAVHPRNGRIVAIEMNPRVSRSSALASKATGFPIAKIAAKLAVGYTLDEIPNDITKETPASFEPTIDYVVVKMPRFTFDKFPTAESTLTTQMKSVGEVMAIGRTFEEALQKAIRSLEIGRFGLGSDGKDGTPSREEIIEKLRTPNHERIFYIRYAIKEGFETDEIADLTKIDPWYIDRIRNIVNMEETIKKYTIANIPEDVLKKAKTLGFSDRQLAHLLKADEDSVRKKRKYGNVHAVYKMVDTCAGEFEAKTPYYYSTYEVENDSKPTERKKIIILGAGPNRIGQGIEFDYCCVHSVLSLREEGYETVMVNSNPETVSTDYDTSDRLYFEPITHEDVLNIVENENPVGVFVQFGGQTPLNITKQLSRSGVKILGTPPDAIDIAENRERFAALLDKFNIPQPANGIAHNVEEAKEIARRLGYPVLVRPSYVLGGRAMDIVYDDKVLEEYVSEALEVSPESPILIDKFIEDALEVEVDALCDGEDVLIGGIMEHIEEAGVHSGDSACVLPPISLGEKVVETVKDYTRKIALALGVIGLINIQYAVKDNVVYVLEANPRASRTVPFVSKATGIPLAKVAAKLMIGKKLRDLNFKERLNLKHVAVKEAVFPFSKLPGVDPALTPEMKSTGEVMGIDYDFGMAYYKAELAAGMRLPTEGVAFISVKDKDKHKAADVARGLKNLGFKILATKGTAEYLAKSGIEAKVVPKKAEGRPNIVDLIINGDVDLIINTPSGKGPKKEGYDIRRAAVEYNVPYITTIPAAFAAVKGAEAIKNGDMTIKPIQEYNIESNVAHD; encoded by the coding sequence ATCCCGAAGAGGGAAGACATCAAGAAGATTCTTGTCATAGGCTCGGGCCCAATAATAATAGGGCAAGCGGCTGAATTCGACTATTCAGGAAGCCAAGCCTGTAAGGCCCTCCGCGAAGAAGGTTACAAGATAGTTCTTGTTAACTCTAATCCAGCAACAATAATGACTGACCCCGAGGTTGCTGACCGAACATATATTGAGCCCTTGAGCCCAGAAGTTATTGAGAAGATAATAGAGATTGAGAGGCCTGAAGCCCTACTACCTACTCTGGGAGGCCAGACCGGCCTCAATCTGGCCACAATCCTCGCCGAGAACGGGACACTGGACAGGTACGGTGTGGAGCTTATAGGCGCGAAGCTTGAGGCCATCAAGAAGGCTGAGGATAGGGAGCTCTTCAGGAAGTCTATGCTCAAGATCGGACTCGAGGTTCCGAGAAGCCAAATAGCAGACTCGGTTGAGGATGCCAAAGAGATTGCTCGTAGACTTGGATACCCAGTCGTAGTCAGACCCTCATTCACATTGGGTGGAACCGGCGGGGGAATCGCTAACAATGTTGAGGAGCTTGAACGTATTGTTGAGCATGGACTTGAACTGAGCCTGATAAATCAGGTATTGATAGAGGAGGGGCTGGTAGGCTGGAAGGAATATGAGTTGGAAGTGATGAGGGATTTGGCTGACAATGTTGTGATAGTCTGCCCCATAGAGAACATGGATCCTATGGGCATACATACAGGAGACAGCATAACAGTAGCTCCAGCCCAGACTCTCACAGACCTAGAATATCAGAGACTCAGAGACGCATCAATCAAGATAATGAGGGAGATAGGCGTTGAGACGGGAGGCAGCAACATACAGTTTGCAGTACACCCCAGAAACGGCAGAATAGTGGCTATAGAGATGAATCCGAGAGTATCGAGATCGTCAGCTTTAGCCTCTAAAGCAACGGGATTCCCAATAGCGAAGATAGCGGCCAAACTGGCTGTCGGATACACTCTTGACGAGATCCCAAACGACATCACAAAGGAGACCCCTGCATCATTCGAGCCTACGATAGACTATGTAGTTGTTAAGATGCCCCGTTTCACCTTCGACAAGTTTCCAACAGCGGAGAGTACTCTCACAACCCAGATGAAAAGTGTAGGCGAAGTCATGGCTATCGGCAGAACCTTCGAGGAGGCGCTGCAGAAGGCGATCCGCTCTCTCGAGATAGGCAGGTTCGGCTTAGGCTCAGACGGTAAGGACGGAACACCCTCAAGAGAGGAGATAATTGAGAAACTTAGAACTCCAAACCATGAGAGAATATTCTACATCAGATATGCGATTAAGGAGGGGTTTGAGACAGATGAGATAGCGGACCTGACGAAGATCGACCCATGGTACATCGACAGGATCAGAAATATAGTAAATATGGAGGAGACCATTAAGAAATATACCATAGCCAATATTCCAGAAGATGTTTTGAAGAAGGCAAAGACACTCGGCTTCTCAGATAGGCAGCTGGCGCATCTTCTCAAGGCCGATGAAGATTCGGTCAGGAAGAAAAGAAAGTATGGAAATGTTCATGCAGTATATAAGATGGTGGATACATGCGCCGGCGAATTCGAGGCGAAGACACCATACTACTACTCAACATATGAGGTTGAGAACGACAGTAAGCCGACAGAGAGGAAGAAGATAATCATTCTAGGCGCAGGACCTAACAGGATAGGTCAAGGCATAGAGTTCGACTACTGCTGCGTTCACAGCGTACTCTCACTCAGAGAGGAAGGATATGAGACTGTGATGGTCAACAGCAATCCTGAAACAGTCTCTACAGATTACGATACTTCAGATAGACTATACTTCGAACCGATAACCCATGAAGATGTGTTGAATATAGTTGAGAACGAGAATCCTGTCGGAGTCTTCGTCCAGTTCGGCGGCCAAACCCCTCTCAACATAACCAAGCAACTATCCAGGAGCGGGGTGAAGATATTGGGGACACCGCCGGACGCCATCGACATAGCTGAGAATAGGGAGAGGTTCGCAGCCCTACTCGACAAGTTCAACATACCCCAACCGGCCAATGGAATAGCCCACAATGTCGAAGAGGCCAAGGAGATAGCTAGGCGACTTGGATATCCTGTGCTGGTTAGGCCATCATACGTTCTTGGAGGCAGGGCCATGGACATAGTGTATGATGACAAGGTTCTTGAAGAATATGTGTCTGAAGCCTTGGAGGTCTCTCCTGAAAGCCCCATCCTCATAGACAAGTTCATTGAAGATGCCCTAGAGGTTGAGGTCGACGCCCTCTGTGACGGTGAGGATGTTCTCATAGGTGGCATAATGGAGCATATTGAGGAGGCTGGCGTGCATTCAGGAGACTCGGCATGTGTCTTACCGCCAATAAGCCTAGGCGAGAAGGTGGTAGAAACCGTGAAAGACTATACTAGGAAGATAGCCCTCGCCCTAGGTGTCATAGGCCTCATAAACATCCAGTACGCAGTAAAAGACAATGTAGTATATGTTCTGGAGGCGAATCCTAGGGCTTCGAGAACAGTGCCTTTTGTAAGCAAGGCGACAGGAATACCTCTGGCGAAGGTTGCGGCTAAACTGATGATTGGAAAGAAACTTAGAGACCTGAATTTTAAGGAGAGACTGAACCTGAAACATGTCGCGGTTAAAGAGGCGGTATTCCCGTTCAGCAAGCTGCCGGGCGTCGACCCAGCCCTAACTCCTGAGATGAAGTCTACAGGTGAGGTTATGGGTATCGACTACGATTTCGGAATGGCATATTACAAGGCGGAGCTTGCAGCAGGTATGAGGTTGCCGACTGAGGGGGTGGCCTTCATAAGTGTCAAGGACAAGGATAAACATAAGGCAGCTGATGTTGCAAGAGGCCTAAAGAATCTTGGTTTCAAAATATTGGCTACTAAGGGTACAGCTGAATATTTGGCCAAGTCTGGAATAGAGGCCAAAGTTGTTCCAAAGAAGGCTGAAGGTCGGCCTAACATAGTCGACCTCATAATAAACGGTGATGTCGACCTGATAATAAATACACCTAGTGGGAAAGGGCCGAAGAAGGAAGGTTACGATATCAGGAGGGCTGCTGTAGAATATAATGTTCCATACATAACAACGATACCCGCTGCTTTTGCAGCTGTCAAAGGAGCCGAAGCAATAAAGAATGGAGACATGACTATCAAACCGATTCAAGAGTACAATATAGAGTCAAATGTTGCACATGATTGA
- the carA gene encoding glutamine-hydrolyzing carbamoyl-phosphate synthase small subunit translates to MKATLALEDGTAVEGYGFGAEGLVEGELVFNTSMTGYVEALTDPSYSGQILMMTYPLIGNYGVCDEDYESDRIQVRGFVVKYACKKPSNWRSVINLEDFLLEHGVPAIEGVDTRMLTQKARVHGTMKAALASFKEDDMPSSEELIEIARKQPHISEIDLVDKVCVSEPRFIDVRGDYDVVLIDCGVKKSIIRQLTVRGVNLQIVPYNLPASKIMDYDPDAVFISNGPGDPARVTPTIQTVRELAGEVPIAGICLGLQIIGLALGGKTFKLKFGHRGSNQPVKDFDTGRVFISTQNHGFAVDERSLEGTGLQVNQKNLNDMTVEGFVHKEMPLMAVQYHPEAGPGPHDTYFFFDRFIKMLEKW, encoded by the coding sequence TTGAAGGCTACCTTAGCTTTAGAGGATGGAACAGCCGTTGAGGGGTATGGTTTCGGGGCTGAGGGATTGGTTGAGGGTGAGCTCGTCTTCAACACTTCCATGACAGGTTACGTTGAGGCCCTGACAGATCCGAGCTACTCTGGACAGATACTCATGATGACCTATCCTCTCATAGGCAACTATGGAGTATGCGATGAAGACTATGAGAGCGATAGGATCCAGGTCAGAGGGTTCGTAGTCAAGTATGCTTGTAAGAAACCAAGCAACTGGAGGAGTGTCATCAACCTGGAGGACTTCCTTCTTGAACATGGTGTTCCAGCGATTGAAGGTGTCGACACCAGGATGCTCACCCAGAAGGCCAGGGTCCATGGAACAATGAAGGCCGCCCTAGCATCATTCAAGGAGGATGATATGCCAAGCAGCGAGGAGCTTATTGAGATCGCCCGCAAGCAACCGCACATATCAGAAATAGACCTGGTGGATAAGGTATGTGTGAGTGAACCTAGATTCATAGATGTTCGGGGAGATTATGATGTTGTTCTGATAGATTGCGGCGTAAAGAAGAGCATAATAAGACAGCTGACAGTTAGGGGCGTCAACCTTCAAATCGTTCCATACAATCTTCCAGCAAGCAAAATCATGGATTACGATCCTGATGCGGTCTTCATATCGAACGGTCCAGGGGATCCTGCAAGAGTAACACCGACCATTCAGACAGTAAGAGAGCTTGCAGGTGAAGTGCCTATAGCAGGGATATGTCTAGGCCTCCAAATTATAGGTCTGGCTCTGGGAGGGAAGACCTTCAAGCTGAAATTCGGCCACAGAGGATCAAACCAGCCCGTCAAAGATTTCGATACTGGCCGGGTCTTCATATCAACACAGAACCATGGCTTCGCGGTGGATGAAAGATCTCTCGAAGGGACTGGGCTCCAAGTGAATCAGAAGAACCTTAACGACATGACCGTCGAGGGATTCGTACATAAGGAGATGCCTTTGATGGCTGTCCAGTACCATCCTGAAGCAGGCCCAGGGCCTCATGACACGTACTTCTTCTTCGACAGGTTCATCAAGATGCTGGAGAAGTGGTAG